Proteins encoded by one window of Sorex araneus isolate mSorAra2 chromosome 3, mSorAra2.pri, whole genome shotgun sequence:
- the LOC129403521 gene encoding keratin-associated protein 4-7-like encodes MTGSCCGSTCSEEGCCQPSCCQPSCCRTTCCTTNCCSVPSCCSPCCSPCCSPCCSPCCSPCCSPCCRPCCSPCCSPCGSSASCCGSSCCRPSCCCISSCCRPCCSSSSCCGSSGCRTCCCLRPVCGQACCCTTCYRPTCVISTCPRPMCCAIPCCSC; translated from the coding sequence ATGACCGGCTCCTGTTGCGGCTCCACCTGCTCTGAGGAGGGCTGCTGCCAGCCCAGCTGCTGCCAGCCTTCCTGCTGCAGGACCACCTGCTGCACCACCAACTGCTGCAGTGTGCCCagctgctgcagcccctgctgcagTCCCTGCTGTAgcccctgctgcagcccctgctgtAGCCCCTGCTGTAGCCCCTGCTGCCggccctgctgcagcccctgctgtAGCCCCTGCGGCTCCAGCGCCagctgctgtggctccagctgctgCCGCCCCTCTTGCTGCTGCATCTCCAGCTGCTGCCGGCCctgctgctccagctccagctgctgCGGCTCCAGCGGCTGCCGCACCTGCTGCTGCCTGCGCCCGGTGTGTGGCCAGGCGTGCTGCTGCACCACCTGCTACCGCCCCACCTGTGTCATCtccacctgcccccgccccatgTGCTGCGCCATTCCCTGCTGCAGCTGCTGA
- the LOC129403522 gene encoding keratin-associated protein 4-7-like → MTGSCCGSTCSEEGCCQPSCCQPSCCRTTCCTTNCCSVPSCCSPCCSPCCSPCCSPCCRPCCSPCCRPCCSPCCRPCGSSASCCGSSCCRPSCCCISSCCRPCCSSSSCCGSSGCRTCCCLRPVCGQACCCTTCYRPTCVISTCPRPMCCAIPCCSC, encoded by the coding sequence ATGACCGGCTCCTGTTGCGGCTCCACCTGCTCTGAGGAGGGCTGCTGCCAGCCCAGCTGCTGCCAGCCTTCCTGCTGCAGGACCACCTGCTGCACCACCAACTGCTGCAGCGTGCCCagctgctgcagcccctgctgcagtccctgctgcagcccctgctgcagcccctgctgccGCCCCTGCTGTAGCCCCTGCTGCCggccctgctgcagcccctgctgccGGCCCTGTGGCTCCAGCGCCagctgctgtggctccagctgctgCCGCCCCTCTTGCTGCTGCATCTCCAGCTGCTGCCGGCCTtgctgctccagctccagctgctgCGGCTCCAGCGGCTGCCGCACCTGCTGCTGCCTGCGCCCGGTGTGTGGCCAGGCATGCTGCTGCACCACCTGCTACCGCCCCACCTGTGTCATCtccacctgcccccgccccatgTGCTGCGCCATTCCCTGCTGCAGCTGCTGA